Proteins co-encoded in one Juglans regia cultivar Chandler chromosome 16, Walnut 2.0, whole genome shotgun sequence genomic window:
- the LOC109006714 gene encoding uncharacterized protein At4g14100-like, translating to MASVAKPISISILLLFFFFLSISLCKSREEYPTPAPWPHQFHSILFMNNSGSLQIVDLWYDWPNGRNFNIIQNQLGKLLYDLEWNNGTSFFYTLDSNKECRTMHFEVGILRPNWLDGANYLGQQRVDGFLCNVWEKVDFIWYYEDVVSKRPVRWIFYTGMDAHVMTFEVGAVLEDAQWQAPLYCFDRRGIGSDPTAQFAITGASREHFMGGVLRGSSNKL from the exons ATGGCCTCTGTAGCCAAACCCATCAGCATATccatcctcctcctcttcttcttcttcctttccatTTCTCTCTGCAAATCCAGAGAGGAATATCCAACACCAGCCCCATGGCCGCACCAATTCCACTCCATACTCTTCATGAACAACAGCGGCTCCCTTCAGATAGTCGATCTCTGGTACGATTGGCCCAATGGCCGGAACTTCAACATCATACAGAACCAGCTGGGCAAGCTTCTCTACGACCTTGAATGGAACAATGGTACTTCCTTCTTCTACACATTGGACTCGAACAAAGAGTGCAGGACCATGCACTTTGAGGTGGGTATTCTTCGCCCAAATTGGCTCGACGGCGCCAACTATCTGGGTCAGCAGCGAGTCGATGGCTTCCTCTGCAATGTTTGGGAGAAGGTGGACTTCATTTGGTACTATGAGGATGTCGTCTCCAAGAGGCCCGTTCGTTGGATTTTTTACACGG GGATGGATGCACATGTCATGACGTTTGAAGTGGGAGCCGTGCTCGAGGATGCCCAGTGGCAAGCCCCTCTGTACTGTTTCGACAGGAGGGGTATTGGATCCGACCCAACTGCACAATTTGCCATCACCGGCGCTTCTCGGGAGCATTTTATGGGTGGAGTACTTCGAGGCTCCAGTAATAAACTCTGA
- the LOC109006713 gene encoding uncharacterized protein LOC109006713, producing the protein MMPPELQPRSFRPYISSSVSAPSFSSSTSSSSFGNGSPYSNPNPNPSSNPIFSSSSSPPPSSRSLKNSRFSPSAFVFNARIAIALVPCAVIILDLGGTSIVLATLTLGLMVSYILDSLNFKPGAFFAVWFSLLFAQIAFFFSASLRLSAASIPLALLCAETNFLIGVWASLQFKWIQIENPSIVLALERLLFACVPLAASSLFTWATVSAVGMHNASFYLVAFNCIFYWLYSIPRVSSFKTKHEVKYHGGEVPDDNLILGPLESCVHTLNLLFFPLVFHVASHHSVIFSSAASVSDLFLLFFVPFLFQLYASTRDALWWVTKNPRQLHSIRVVNGAIALVVVVICLEIRVVFHSFGRYIQVPPPLNYLLVTVTMLGGAAGAAAYALGMVSDAFSSLAFTTMAVIVSAASAIVVGFPILFLPLPSVAGFYLARFFTKKSLSSYFAFVVLGSLMVTWFVMRNYWDLNIWLAGMSLKSFCKLIIANVVLAMAIPGLAILPSKFHFLGEVGLISHALLLCHIENRFFNYSSIYYYGFEEEVMYPSYMVIVTTLVGLALVRRLSVDHRIGQMAVWILTCLYSSKLAMLVITSKSVVWMSAILLLAVSPPLLLYKDKSKTAAKMKAWQGYAHAGVVAFSVWFCRETIFEALQWWNGRPPSEGLLLGFCILSTGLACIPIVAIHFSHVLSAKRCLVVVVAMGLLFIIMQPPIPLSWAYRSELNKDARQSPDDLSIYGFMAPKPTWPSWLLILALLLTLAAVMSIIPIKYVVELRSFYSIAMGISLGIYISAEYFLQTPLLHALIVVTMVCASVFVVFTHFPSASSTRVLPWVFALLVALFPVTYLLEGQVRIKNFLGGSRFGDMEEEEKKLTTLLAVEGARTSLLGLYAAIFMLIALEIKFELTSLMREKALERVGIRHNQSSQSSSGSFPPRMRFMQQRRVSTVPAFTIKRMSAEGAWMPAVGNVATVMCFAICLILNINLTGGSNRAIFFLAPILLLLNQDSDFVAGFGDKQRYFPVTVVISAYLVLTAIYSIWEDVWHGNAGWGLQIGGPDWFFVVKNLALLILTFPSHILFNRFVWSYKKQPDWMPLLTLPLNLPSVIITDVLKIRILGLLGIIYSLAQTLISRQQYISGLKYI; encoded by the exons ATGATGCCGCCGGAGCTCCAACCGCGGTCATTCCGACCCTACATCTCATCCTCCGTCAGCGCTCCTTCTttctcctcctccacctcctcttCTTCCTTCGGAAATGGCTCCCCTTACTCTAacccaaaccctaaccctagttctaACCCTATCTTCAGCTCATCTTCCTCACCCCCACCCTCCTCTAGATCCCTCAAGAATTCTCGATTCTCCCCTTCTGCCTTCGTTTTCAATGCTCGAATCGCCATCGCGCTGGTTCCCTGCGCCgtcatcatcctcgacctcggCGGGACCTCAATTGTTCTCGCCACACTAACACTCGGTCTCATGGTCTCCTACATCCTCGATTCCCTCAACTTTAAGCCTGGTGCCTTCTTCGCCGTCTGGTTCTCCCTCCTCTTCGCTCAGATTGCCTTCTTCTTCTCCGCCTCACTCCGCCTCTCCGCCGCCTCGATCCCCCTTGCCCTCCTCTGTGCCGAGACGAATTTCCTCATCGGTGTTTGGGCTTCGCTTCAGTTCAAATGGATCCAAATCGAGAACCCTTCCATCGTACTCGCGCTCGAGCGTCTTCTTTTCGCGTGCGTCCCACTCGCCGCCTCCTCTCTCTTTACTTGGGCTACTGTCTCCGCCGTCGGTATGCATAACGCCTCTTTTTATCTGGTCGCCTTCAATTGCATCTTTTACTGGCTCTACTCCATTCCTCGAGTTTCCTCCTTCAAGACCAAGCACGAGGTCAAGTACCATGGCGGAGAGGTCCCCGACGATAACTTAATTCTCGGTCCGCTTGAGAGCTGCGTCCATACTCTAAACCTGCTCTTCTTTCCTCTGGTCTTTCACGTCGCCTCTCACCACTCTGTGATATTTTCCTCCGCCGCTTCAGTGTCCGATTTGttccttctcttctttgttCCCTTCCTGTTCCAACTCTACGCTTCGACGAGGGACGCGCTTTGGTGGGTCACGAAGAATCCCCGCCAGCTGCATAGCATCCGTGTGGTGAATGGCGCTATTGCTTTGGTTGTTGTGGTTATCTGTTTGGAGATTAGGGTGGTTTTCCATTCGTTCGGGCGATACATTCAGGTTCCGCCGCCGTTGAATTACCTACTCGTGACTGTTACTATGCTTGGAGGTGCAGCCGGAGCAGCAGCATATGCCTTGGGGATGGTTTCCGATGCTTTCAGTTCGCTGGCTTTTACCACCATGGCTGTGATTGTTAGCGCCGCCAGTGCAATCGTTGTGGGCTTTCCCATCTTG TTCCTTCCACTGCCTTCAGTGGCTGGCTTTTATCTGGCTCGATTTTTCACAAAGAAGAGCCTGTCATCATACTTTGCTTTTGTTGTGCTTGGGAGCTTAATGGTCACATGGTTTGTGATGCGTAATTACTGGGATCTTAATATTTGGTTGGCAGGCATGTCCCTGAAATCCTTCTGTAAGCTCATAATAGCAAATGTTGTCCTGGCCATGGCTATTCCTGGTTTAGCTATTCTACcctcaaaatttcattttttgggtGAGGTTGGTTTAATCAGCCATGCATTGCTGCTATGTCACATTGAGAATCGATTTTTCAATTACTCCAGCATTTACTATTATGGATTTGAGGAAGAGGTCATGTATCCAAGCTACATGGTTATTGTAACAACTTTAGTGGGTTTGGCTCTAGTGAGAAGATTATCTGTGGATCATCGTATCGGACAAATGGCAGTTTGGATTTTGACTTGCCTCTATTCTTCGAAACTGGCAATGCTGGTCATTACATCGAAGTCTGTTGTATGGATGTCAGCTATTCTTTTATTGGCCGTGTCTCCCCCATTGCTTCTTTACAA GGATAAATCAAAAACAGCCGCAAAGATGAAAGCTTGGCAAGGTTATGCACATGCAGGTGTGGTTGCTTTTTCGGTCTGGTTTTGCCGGGAGACAATTTTTGAAGCCCTTCAATGGTGGAATGGGAGGCCTCCATCCGAGGGTCTACTTCTGGGATTTTGTATTCTCTCTACTGGATTGGCTTGCATACCAATCGTGGCTATCCACTTCTCTCATGTTCTG TCTGCTAAGAGATGCCTAGTTGTGGTGGTGGCAATGGGCCTTCTGTTTATCATAATGCAGCCACCCATCCCATTATCATGGGCTTACCGGTCTGAACTAAACAAAGATGCTCGTCAATCTCCTGATGACTTGTCCATCTATGGCTTCATGGCCCCAAAGCCAACATGGCCATCTTGGCTTCTTATTTTGGCACTTCTGCTTACTCTCGCAGCTGTTATGTCCATCATACCGATTAAGTATGTTGTTGAGTTGAGATCATTTTACTCGATAGCTATGGGGATTTCTCTGGGTATCTACATATCTGCTGAATATTTCCTTCAGACACCTCTTCTGCATGCCCTGATTGTTGTTACTATGGTCTGTGCTTCTGTGTTTGTGGTCTTTACCCATTTCCCATCAGCCTCAAGCACAAGGGTGCTACCTTGGGTATTTGCTCTTCTGGTGGCTCTCTTTCCTGTGACATATCTATTGGAGGGCCAAGTGAGAATCAAAAACTTCCTTGGAGGGAGTAGATTTGGAGAcatggaggaggaagagaagaagctCACGACTCTGCTGGCTGTTGAGGGGGCAAGAACGTCTCTCCTTGGTCTATATGCAGCTATCTTTATGCTGATTGCTTTGGAGATAAAGTTTGAACTTACCTCACTTATGAGGGAAAAGGCTTTGGAAAGGGTTGGAATTAGACACAATCAATCTAGTCAAAGCAGCTCTGGTAGTTTTCCTCCAAGAATGAGATTCATGCAGCAGCGGCGGGTCTCTACTGTGCCAGCCTTCACAATCAAGAGGATGTCTGCTGAGGGAGCATGGATGCCAGCTGTCGGCAATGTGGCTACTGTGATGTGCTTTGCTATCTGCCTTATCTTGAACATCAACCTCACAGGTGGATCTAATCGTGCTATATTCTTCCTGGCACCTATTTTACTGCTGCTCAACCAGGACTCTGATTTTGTTGCTGGGTTCGGGGACAAGCAAAGGTATTTCCCTGTTACGGTGGTCATATCAGCTTACTTGGTCTTGACTGCTATATATAGCATATGGGAAGATGTCTGGCATGGGAATGCAGGGTGGGGCCTCCAAATTGGTGGGCCGGATTGGTTCTTCGTGGTAAAGAACTTGGCCCTCCTTATTCTTACATTCCCCAGCCATATCCTTTTCAACAGGTTTGTGTGGAGTTACAAGAAGCAGCCTGATTGGATGCCATTGCTCACGTTGCCCCTTAATCTGCCATCTGTTATAATTACAGATGTGCTTAAGATTAGGATTTTGGGGCTTTTAGGAATTATTTATTCCCTGGCACAGACTCTAATCTCTAGACAACAATACATCTCCGGATTGAAGTATATTTAG